The window CGTTTCGTCCTTCACCCGGCAACGGCGCGAAGCCTCAACGACTGCTCTTGGGTAGGCGGTAAAGCCTTAAAGCAAGAAAAGCGTTGTTCGAGACGGTCGAGAGCGGAGACACGGGAGGCCGGAAAAACCTTATGGTTCCTGCTGTTTCGTTACCGAAACCAGCCCTCCGTTCAGCCACCAGCCAATTGGACCGGGTGTTGTGAACAGCGCGCTTATACGCAATTTTGCCCGGAATGCAAGGGCAAGGGGCGAAAAAGCGCGCCATTATCCTGTCAGATTGGCATCGGATATTGCCGGTGGATCGCCGCGATCCCCTTCAGCACCTCGTCCGACAGCGTCACGTCGGCCGCCGCAATATCCACCTTCAGCTGCTCGATCGTGGTGGCGCCGATGATGGCCGAGGCCATGAAGGGGCGCGTGAGGCAGAAGGCGATGGCGAGCTTTGCCGGATCGATGCCATGCTGGGCCGCAAGCTCCAGATAGGCCTTGACCGGTGCTTCCTGAAACGGCTGCAGCCGACCGCCGAGGTCCTTGTTGATGGTGGCGCGCGAACCCGCCGGGCGTGCGCCGTTCTGGTACTTGCCGGTAAGCAGCCCCGCCGCCAGCGGCGAATAGGCGAGCAGGCCGACATCCTCGTGATGGGCGACTTCCGCCATGTCGAGATCGAAGCTGCGATAGAGAAGGTTATATTCGTTCTGGATGGTGGCGACGCGCGGCAGGCCGTGGGCCTCGGCGATGTCGATATATTTCTGGGTGCCCCAGGCGCTCTCGTTGGAAAGGCCGATGGCGCGGATCTTGCCGGCTTTCACCAGTTCGCCGAGCGTCTCGAGCTTCTCGGTGATTTCGGCGAGCGTGCGCTGCTTTTCCTGACCCGAGGCGTCGAAGCTCCAGGCGCCGCGGAAATGATAGGTGCCGCGGTTCGGCCAGTGGATCTGGTAGAGGTCGATATAGTCAGTCTTCAGGCGCTTGAGGCTTGTATCCACCGCCTCGCGAATGGCTGCGGCGTCGATGTCGCGGCCGCCGCGAATATAGTCGCGACCGGAGCCGGCAACCTTGGTGGCGAGCACGACCTGGTCGCGCTTGCCGGTCTTTTCAAACCATGTGCCGATATAGTCTTCTGTGCGCCCCTGGGTTTCGGCGGAAACCGGCGTGGTGGGGTAAAGTTCGGCCGTATCGAAGAAATTGACACCGTTCTCAACGGCATAATCCATCTGCGCATGCGCGTCGGCTTCGGTG is drawn from Agrobacterium tumefaciens and contains these coding sequences:
- a CDS encoding aldo/keto reductase produces the protein MKQRLLGRTGISVSEICLGTMTWGTQNTEADAHAQMDYAVENGVNFFDTAELYPTTPVSAETQGRTEDYIGTWFEKTGKRDQVVLATKVAGSGRDYIRGGRDIDAAAIREAVDTSLKRLKTDYIDLYQIHWPNRGTYHFRGAWSFDASGQEKQRTLAEITEKLETLGELVKAGKIRAIGLSNESAWGTQKYIDIAEAHGLPRVATIQNEYNLLYRSFDLDMAEVAHHEDVGLLAYSPLAAGLLTGKYQNGARPAGSRATINKDLGGRLQPFQEAPVKAYLELAAQHGIDPAKLAIAFCLTRPFMASAIIGATTIEQLKVDIAAADVTLSDEVLKGIAAIHRQYPMPI